In Kogia breviceps isolate mKogBre1 chromosome 19, mKogBre1 haplotype 1, whole genome shotgun sequence, a single genomic region encodes these proteins:
- the CCL5 gene encoding C-C motif chemokine 5, with protein MKVSAAALAVILAMATLCAPAFASPHASDTTPCCFAYLSRPLPRTHLREYFYTSSKCSMAAVVFITRKNRQVCANPEKKWVQEYINILELS; from the exons ATGAAGGTCTCCGCTGCCGCCCTCGCTGTCATCCTCGCCATGGCTACCCTCTGCGCTCCTGCATTTGCCTCCCCAC ATGCCTCGGACACCACACCCTGCTGCTTTGCCTACCTCTCCCGCCCGCTGCCCCGCACCCACCTCCGGGAGTATTTCTACACCAGCAGCAAGTGCTCCATGGCAGCAGTCGT CTTTATCACCAGAAAGAATCGCCAGGTGTGTGCCAACCCAGAGAAGAAATGGGTGCAGGAGTACATCAACATTTTAGAGTTGAGCTAG